From the genome of Scytonema hofmannii PCC 7110, one region includes:
- a CDS encoding 2Fe-2S iron-sulfur cluster-binding protein codes for MQNHKKGAGKTSRRGFLGQALTATGAAIAVPSLLEQANAAKATAQSSGGEMSVSLNVNGKPQTLSIEPRVTLLDALRDRLGLVGSKKGCDRGQCGACTVLIDGERVYSCLTLAIMQEGKEIVTIEGLAKGDTLHPMQAAFIDNDGFQCGYCTPGQICASVALVNEVKRGCSSVVTPDLSRPPQLAELSEVEIKERLSGNLCRCSAYNGIVAAVQQVAGQKPPSPVATVLVRESEELPT; via the coding sequence ATGCAAAACCATAAAAAGGGGGCGGGGAAAACGTCCCGCCGTGGTTTTTTGGGACAGGCACTAACCGCAACGGGTGCGGCTATAGCGGTTCCTTCATTGCTCGAACAGGCAAATGCAGCAAAGGCGACTGCCCAAAGTTCCGGAGGTGAAATGAGTGTCTCACTGAATGTGAATGGTAAGCCGCAAACCCTTTCTATTGAACCTCGCGTCACACTCTTGGATGCTTTGCGCGATCGCTTGGGATTGGTGGGTAGTAAAAAGGGATGCGATCGCGGACAGTGCGGGGCTTGTACTGTTCTCATCGATGGCGAGCGAGTCTATTCCTGCCTGACATTAGCAATCATGCAAGAGGGCAAAGAAATTGTCACCATTGAAGGGCTAGCAAAAGGCGATACCCTCCATCCCATGCAAGCCGCTTTTATTGACAACGATGGTTTCCAGTGCGGCTATTGTACACCGGGACAAATTTGTGCTTCTGTTGCCCTAGTCAATGAAGTCAAACGAGGTTGTTCCAGCGTTGTCACTCCAGATTTGTCCCGTCCCCCACAACTGGCGGAACTTTCTGAAGTGGAAATCAAAGAGCGATTGAGCGGCAATCTCTGTAGGTGCAGCGCTTACAACGGTATTGTTGCTGCAGTCCAACAAGTCGCCGGACAAAAACCACCCTCTCCCGTGGCAACTGTTCTGGTTCGCGAATCCGAGGAATTGCCCACATGA
- a CDS encoding FAD binding domain-containing protein, producing MNNFTYIRATSVKDAVQRSTANKNATYIAGGTNLVDRLKGFLDEPSQLIDISRLEMKRISRTTNGGLLIGALVSNTAVADHPDIRRDYPILSRAILAGASQQIRNMATVGGNLLQRTRCPYYYDTAFPCNKRQPGTSCPAATGINRGHAILGASDQCVAVHPSDMCVALAALDAVVVVESPKGKRQIPMVDFHRLPGNTPQRDTNLEPGELITSIILPPISFAKSGVYLKLRDRTSYAFALISVAAAVDLSGDKIKEARLAMGGVAHKPWRPTEAEKFLIGKTANVTTFEQAADIALREAKPLTHNKFKVDMAKRAIRRALTISAKGGGVA from the coding sequence ATGAACAATTTTACCTATATTCGTGCGACTTCCGTAAAAGATGCCGTTCAACGTTCAACAGCTAACAAAAATGCTACCTACATAGCAGGCGGTACAAATCTGGTCGATCGCCTTAAGGGTTTTCTCGATGAGCCATCCCAACTCATAGATATCTCCCGGCTAGAGATGAAGCGCATTTCTCGTACAACTAATGGAGGTTTGCTTATCGGGGCGCTGGTAAGCAACACCGCTGTTGCAGATCATCCCGATATTCGTCGCGACTACCCAATTTTATCCCGCGCAATTCTCGCTGGTGCGTCTCAGCAAATCCGCAACATGGCAACTGTAGGCGGTAACCTGTTGCAACGGACTCGCTGTCCCTACTATTACGATACCGCCTTCCCATGCAACAAGCGTCAGCCGGGAACTAGCTGTCCCGCAGCAACGGGAATTAATCGCGGTCATGCTATTTTAGGTGCTAGCGACCAGTGCGTGGCTGTTCATCCCTCAGATATGTGTGTTGCTCTCGCTGCTTTAGATGCTGTCGTTGTAGTGGAAAGCCCCAAAGGTAAACGGCAAATACCAATGGTGGATTTTCACAGATTGCCGGGAAATACTCCCCAGAGAGACACAAATCTGGAACCAGGTGAGTTGATTACTAGTATTATTCTGCCGCCAATCTCCTTTGCTAAGTCAGGAGTTTATTTGAAGTTACGCGATCGCACTTCCTATGCCTTTGCGTTAATATCAGTCGCTGCGGCTGTTGACCTTTCCGGCGATAAAATCAAAGAAGCTCGCCTAGCAATGGGTGGTGTCGCCCACAAACCTTGGCGTCCAACAGAAGCAGAAAAATTTTTAATTGGCAAGACTGCCAACGTGACAACATTTGAACAAGCAGCAGATATTGCACTTCGGGAAGCCAAACCCCTAACTCACAATAAATTCAAAGTTGACATGGCAAAACGGGCAATTCGTCGCGCACTGACAATTTCAGCGAAAGGAGGAGGGGTTGCATGA
- a CDS encoding xanthine dehydrogenase family protein molybdopterin-binding subunit, whose protein sequence is MNTLKGSAVSRKDGRAKVTGTATYAAEHQIPNLVHGYLVTASIANGQIKSIDTSAAEKASGVIAVFTHKNAPKVFKPANNFMTSKIYEARLPLSDDKVYYAGQIIGLVVADTFERARHGAQLVKVEYATQKPLIDPTKGTYKEPPPQFGEELKFEKGDFTTGMASATTKMEVTYKTSTELHAPMEPHATIARWQGSDSLTIYEPTQWVMGTQRTYAELFGLPTERVRIVTPYIGGAFGSKVFPWPHGILCAAVARQLQRPVKVALTRPQMTANAGHRSETEQKIRLAATADGKLIAIEHDVKSCTSPVDVFTEPCTGITPVMYATPNLRLKQELAVMNIGTPTFMRAPGENPGLWALESAMDELAWKLDIDPVELRLKNETKEHQRKGLPFSAKAFAECLRVGAEQFGWKDRPKQVRSLTRNGKLIGWGMAGSTFPGGRGAASAKVRLLPDGTAHILTAANDMGTGAYTVVASTAAEVLGLSVEKVRVDLGDSLLPDGGLAGGSMMTASLLPAVMSACQEILKTAQAKTAEEVFANLRQSGRAAVEATASSKPGEEGKKWAFQSWGAHFCEVSIDEEIGRLQVTRWVSVMNIGRVMNAKTAASQVRGGVIMGIGQALMEECHFDPNIGYPVVYDLATYHFPAHADIPRIEVAFVGEPDLNFNPVGVRGVGEIGITGVSSALGNAVYHATGKRIRDLPITPDKLL, encoded by the coding sequence ATGAACACACTCAAGGGATCTGCAGTCAGCCGCAAGGACGGGCGAGCAAAAGTCACAGGTACGGCGACTTATGCAGCCGAACATCAAATTCCAAATCTTGTTCACGGTTACCTTGTCACCGCTAGTATTGCCAATGGGCAGATTAAAAGTATTGATACCAGTGCTGCAGAAAAAGCATCAGGTGTTATCGCTGTATTCACTCACAAAAACGCGCCCAAGGTCTTCAAGCCAGCCAATAATTTTATGACCTCGAAAATTTACGAGGCTCGTTTACCATTATCTGATGATAAGGTTTATTATGCGGGTCAAATTATTGGCCTAGTAGTAGCGGATACCTTTGAACGAGCGCGTCATGGCGCACAATTAGTCAAGGTTGAATACGCAACTCAAAAGCCCCTCATAGATCCGACAAAGGGTACTTATAAAGAACCTCCACCCCAGTTTGGTGAGGAGCTGAAGTTTGAGAAGGGAGACTTTACCACAGGAATGGCAAGTGCAACAACAAAGATGGAAGTCACCTATAAAACTTCCACCGAATTGCACGCGCCTATGGAACCTCATGCTACCATTGCTCGGTGGCAAGGTTCCGACTCTCTGACAATTTACGAACCGACTCAGTGGGTGATGGGTACCCAGCGTACCTACGCGGAACTTTTTGGGCTCCCAACAGAGCGCGTGCGTATTGTTACTCCCTATATTGGAGGAGCTTTTGGTTCTAAAGTCTTCCCTTGGCCTCACGGTATTCTCTGTGCAGCAGTTGCTCGCCAACTCCAACGCCCCGTCAAAGTCGCTCTGACACGACCTCAAATGACGGCAAATGCGGGACACCGTTCTGAAACCGAGCAAAAGATCCGTTTGGCAGCCACTGCTGATGGTAAACTCATTGCTATTGAACATGATGTTAAATCTTGTACATCGCCAGTAGATGTTTTTACAGAGCCTTGTACGGGTATTACACCAGTGATGTATGCTACGCCAAATTTGCGGTTGAAGCAAGAACTAGCGGTGATGAACATCGGTACACCAACATTTATGCGAGCACCAGGCGAAAATCCCGGTCTTTGGGCATTGGAGTCAGCAATGGATGAACTGGCTTGGAAGCTCGATATTGACCCCGTGGAACTGCGGTTGAAAAATGAAACAAAGGAACACCAGCGTAAAGGTTTGCCATTTTCAGCCAAAGCATTTGCCGAATGTTTGCGTGTTGGTGCAGAGCAATTTGGTTGGAAAGACAGACCGAAACAAGTGCGATCGCTGACACGTAATGGTAAGCTTATCGGTTGGGGGATGGCAGGGTCAACTTTCCCTGGTGGCAGGGGTGCAGCATCGGCGAAGGTACGGTTACTACCAGATGGTACAGCACATATCCTGACTGCAGCAAATGATATGGGTACTGGTGCGTATACGGTTGTTGCGTCCACAGCCGCAGAGGTTTTGGGGCTATCTGTAGAAAAGGTACGGGTGGATCTGGGTGACTCCTTACTACCAGATGGTGGCTTAGCAGGTGGTTCCATGATGACAGCATCCCTCCTTCCTGCGGTAATGTCCGCTTGTCAGGAAATTCTGAAAACTGCTCAAGCCAAGACTGCTGAGGAAGTGTTTGCCAACCTTCGTCAGTCCGGACGAGCTGCTGTTGAAGCAACAGCATCTTCAAAACCAGGTGAAGAAGGAAAGAAATGGGCGTTTCAATCTTGGGGGGCGCATTTTTGTGAAGTCAGTATAGATGAAGAAATTGGACGCCTACAGGTGACGCGTTGGGTATCCGTGATGAATATTGGGCGCGTTATGAATGCTAAGACTGCAGCAAGTCAGGTGCGGGGTGGCGTTATCATGGGGATTGGGCAAGCTTTGATGGAAGAGTGCCACTTTGACCCAAATATTGGTTATCCGGTGGTGTATGACCTTGCTACCTACCACTTCCCAGCACATGCGGATATTCCCCGCATTGAGGTTGCTTTTGTTGGCGAACCAGACCTCAACTTTAATCCGGTGGGTGTCAGGGGTGTGGGTGAAATAGGGATTACTGGTGTTTCATCTGCGCTTGGTAATGCAGTTTACCATGCTACAGGTAAGCGTATTCGCGATCTACCTATTACACCAGATAAGTTGTTGTAA
- a CDS encoding Coq4 family protein, with protein sequence MYSTSQLEQIWQNKALESIVNIVRSPDGDFERIGQLAEAVNDPQSLQKMVELLKSTPQGRQAFQERPRLGDVNLQKLYCLPTDTLGYAYASHMLQNNLKPLSTGQVESDRQFLGAHITETHDIWHIMTGCSTDILGEIQLEAFYVAQLYFTRFWLALLAKNLVKATIYDIEVSTKYMDAITQGWIMGKQAKPLFGVEWNLLLEQPLANVRASFNINLSET encoded by the coding sequence ATGTATTCTACAAGCCAACTAGAGCAAATATGGCAAAATAAAGCGCTTGAGAGCATTGTAAATATAGTAAGATCACCTGATGGTGACTTTGAGCGTATTGGTCAACTTGCAGAAGCCGTTAACGATCCGCAAAGCTTACAAAAAATGGTCGAACTTCTCAAGAGTACACCGCAAGGGCGACAAGCATTTCAAGAGCGTCCTAGATTGGGTGATGTTAATCTACAAAAACTTTATTGTTTACCAACTGATACATTAGGTTATGCATATGCTAGTCATATGCTCCAAAACAATTTGAAACCTTTATCTACAGGACAAGTAGAAAGCGATCGCCAATTCTTAGGAGCGCATATCACAGAAACCCATGACATTTGGCATATTATGACTGGATGCAGCACGGATATTCTTGGAGAAATTCAATTAGAAGCTTTTTATGTCGCCCAACTATACTTTACGCGGTTTTGGTTGGCATTATTAGCTAAAAATCTTGTTAAAGCTACTATTTACGATATTGAGGTATCAACAAAATACATGGATGCCATCACTCAAGGATGGATCATGGGAAAACAAGCCAAGCCTCTATTTGGTGTTGAATGGAATCTATTGTTGGAGCAGCCACTGGCGAATGTCCGGGCTTCGTTCAATATCAATCTTTCTGAAACTTAG